A single genomic interval of Chloracidobacterium validum harbors:
- a CDS encoding TlpA family protein disulfide reductase has translation MRLSSLRGKVVVINFWASWCPPCRAEFPLLAKLYTAYKDREVELLSLNFAEDTAAAQRFVERENPPFQVYAGASAAAKYDASRLPTTYFIDRAGRIRHRVSGFHPKRTEAEFRALIDELLAEPAPTSQPPGAR, from the coding sequence GTGCGCCTTTCATCACTCCGGGGGAAAGTTGTGGTGATCAACTTCTGGGCAAGTTGGTGTCCGCCCTGTCGCGCTGAGTTTCCATTACTCGCAAAACTCTATACCGCGTACAAAGACCGGGAAGTGGAGCTGCTGTCACTCAACTTCGCGGAAGATACAGCCGCGGCACAGCGCTTCGTCGAGCGCGAAAATCCACCTTTTCAAGTCTATGCCGGCGCAAGCGCCGCCGCGAAGTATGACGCCTCGCGCTTACCGACAACGTATTTCATCGACCGGGCCGGGCGTATTCGGCACCGGGTTTCAGGTTTCCACCCAAAGCGAACTGAAGCCGAGTTCAGGGCGCTGATTGATGAACTCCTTGCCGAGCCGGCTCCAACCAGCCAGCCTCCTGGAGCGCGCTAG
- a CDS encoding M20/M25/M40 family metallo-hydrolase, with protein sequence MLLKNLAYRRVAATLLLLLVTGFGGSAPLPANLDAVSATQLRRHLSFLASSELGGRYTLSPGNRIAARYLASQLEAFGYRGAAPDGSFFQKIPFVTRTGGQDSTLTLADAPKPFVHGEDFILRDPTATLPNLSAQAEIVFVGYGVSHPRQDAYRTLNADGRIVVALASGLPSAMAGETPPGNWREQAALEHGARALLLIPDEKLAEGWTQAAAYARRQSRPRVRPKAAPAPPPLPTFLLSPSAAETFLASFNLTLKQVHEAARTGADLPSVASQRQCVIRTTENERVEYSQNVVGILDGSDPKLKQEYVVLSAHYDHLPAQGETIFPGADDDGSGTAAVLELARVFAEGERPKRSIFILFNTGEEMGLLGSAYFTDQEPLVPLASIVANFNIDMIGRSRAAGDSQGENAALTDRDGVFLIGPDKHSSQFSELSKQTNEETVQMRLDYTFNDEAHPLRLFYRSDHWNFAKHGIPIIFYFTGLHADYHRPTDTVDKIDFEKMTRITKLIYATAWRTANREQRFELDVWKKRPSSTQN encoded by the coding sequence ATGCTGCTCAAAAACCTTGCATATCGCCGTGTGGCGGCAACGTTGCTCCTGCTTTTGGTCACGGGTTTTGGTGGTTCAGCTCCGCTCCCGGCCAACCTAGACGCCGTAAGCGCCACGCAACTCAGGCGACACCTTTCCTTCCTGGCTTCGAGTGAACTTGGTGGGCGCTACACGCTCAGCCCCGGCAATCGGATTGCAGCTCGTTACCTTGCCTCTCAACTCGAAGCCTTTGGCTATCGGGGCGCGGCACCGGATGGGTCATTTTTTCAAAAAATCCCATTTGTGACCCGCACCGGCGGTCAAGACTCGACGCTTACGCTCGCCGACGCTCCAAAGCCGTTTGTCCACGGGGAAGACTTTATTTTGCGCGATCCAACGGCGACGCTCCCAAACTTGTCGGCGCAGGCCGAGATTGTCTTTGTGGGCTACGGCGTATCCCATCCACGACAGGACGCTTACCGCACGTTGAATGCCGATGGACGGATTGTAGTCGCGCTCGCCAGTGGACTACCGAGCGCCATGGCCGGTGAAACGCCACCGGGTAATTGGCGGGAACAAGCCGCGCTTGAACACGGCGCGCGCGCCTTGCTACTCATCCCAGACGAAAAGCTTGCCGAGGGTTGGACGCAAGCCGCCGCCTACGCCCGCCGCCAGTCACGACCGCGGGTACGCCCAAAGGCTGCACCAGCCCCACCCCCACTCCCCACGTTTTTATTGAGTCCTTCAGCAGCTGAAACCTTTCTTGCCAGCTTCAACTTGACACTCAAGCAAGTTCACGAAGCCGCCCGGACCGGAGCCGATCTGCCATCGGTTGCCAGCCAGCGGCAGTGCGTCATTCGCACGACGGAAAATGAACGGGTCGAATATAGCCAAAACGTTGTTGGGATTCTCGATGGCAGCGACCCGAAGCTGAAGCAGGAATATGTCGTCCTCAGCGCGCACTATGACCACCTCCCCGCGCAGGGCGAAACAATTTTCCCTGGCGCGGACGACGACGGGTCTGGCACGGCCGCCGTGCTCGAGTTGGCGCGGGTCTTTGCCGAAGGCGAACGTCCCAAACGCTCGATCTTCATTCTGTTCAACACGGGTGAAGAAATGGGGTTGCTTGGCTCGGCATACTTTACCGACCAGGAACCTCTCGTGCCGTTGGCATCAATTGTTGCCAACTTCAATATTGACATGATTGGGCGTTCGCGCGCGGCGGGAGATAGCCAGGGTGAAAATGCCGCCCTCACCGACCGTGACGGTGTTTTTCTGATTGGCCCAGACAAACATAGCAGTCAATTCTCCGAGTTGAGCAAGCAAACCAATGAAGAGACCGTACAGATGCGGCTTGACTACACGTTCAATGACGAGGCGCACCCGCTACGGCTGTTTTATCGCAGCGATCACTGGAACTTCGCCAAGCATGGCATCCCAATCATCTTTTACTTCACGGGTTTGCATGCTGATTATCACCGTCCAACGGATACCGTGGACAAGATCGACTTCGAGAAAATGACCCGCATCACAAAGCTCATCTATGCCACCGCCTGGCGAACGGCCAACCGGGAACAACGCTTTGAGTTGGATGTATGGAAAAAACGTCCTAGCTCAACGCAAAACTAA